A genomic region of Hyphomicrobiales bacterium contains the following coding sequences:
- a CDS encoding tyrosine-type recombinase/integrase codes for MNASLPSTTTEIIVRPAVTFGDWMVPGVDDGDMQAVAWQRAKDAWLESKRRKSGSANTVRAYQNDWSQFFMFVEKAPWNVSSRDADEWIQELQASGTGENSINRKLAALSSFYQYVIDKFTFIGKDQMERSIYIDTHGNTRNNPFRKPDRFKVDQYNHSSPMSVEIVRKCLKAINPHSLLGSRDYALVVTYLYTGRRSSEIANLRWSDVETDQVKGRYYYSWTGKGGKGRTDEMPAPAYHAILNFLKVNGRLETIKANDFIFSAVFADRAARLPNVKDAGDTLNRPISSSMINRIVKKRFVAVGVKPEDIHTHTLRHTAAHLRYRDGEGQDILEISRFLNHSSIAITQIYLSKMQKPVDSGWTEVEQLLML; via the coding sequence ATGAACGCAAGCCTACCGAGTACAACCACTGAAATCATCGTCAGACCAGCCGTCACGTTCGGTGACTGGATGGTGCCGGGAGTCGATGACGGCGACATGCAGGCCGTTGCCTGGCAGCGCGCCAAAGACGCCTGGCTGGAAAGCAAGCGCCGCAAATCAGGCAGTGCCAACACCGTGCGTGCCTATCAGAACGATTGGTCGCAGTTCTTCATGTTCGTGGAGAAGGCGCCGTGGAACGTCAGCAGCCGTGACGCAGACGAATGGATTCAAGAACTTCAGGCATCGGGAACCGGTGAGAACAGCATCAACCGCAAGCTGGCAGCGTTGTCCAGCTTCTATCAGTACGTGATCGATAAGTTCACGTTCATCGGCAAAGACCAGATGGAACGCTCGATCTACATCGACACGCATGGCAACACGCGCAACAATCCGTTCCGCAAGCCGGACCGCTTCAAGGTTGACCAGTACAACCACAGCAGCCCGATGTCAGTTGAGATCGTGCGCAAGTGCCTCAAGGCGATCAACCCTCATTCGCTGCTTGGATCGCGTGACTATGCCCTCGTGGTGACCTACCTCTATACCGGGCGCCGTTCATCCGAGATTGCCAACCTGCGTTGGTCGGATGTCGAGACGGATCAGGTGAAGGGGCGCTACTACTACAGTTGGACCGGGAAGGGCGGCAAGGGGCGCACTGATGAGATGCCAGCGCCTGCGTATCACGCCATCCTGAACTTCCTCAAGGTGAATGGCCGGCTGGAAACCATCAAGGCAAATGACTTCATCTTCAGTGCAGTATTCGCGGACCGGGCAGCCAGGCTGCCCAACGTCAAGGACGCAGGCGACACCCTGAACCGGCCCATCAGCAGCAGCATGATCAACCGCATTGTGAAGAAGCGCTTTGTGGCCGTGGGCGTGAAGCCGGAAGACATCCACACGCACACCCTACGGCACACCGCTGCGCATCTGCGCTATCGGGACGGCGAAGGCCAGGACATCCTGGAGATCAGCCGGTTCCTCAACCATAGCAGTATCGCCATCACTCAGATCTATCTGAGCAAGATGCAGAAGCCGGTTGACTCGGGCTGGACGGAGGTGGAACAGCTACTGATGCTTTAG